Proteins from a single region of Chaetodon trifascialis isolate fChaTrf1 chromosome 10, fChaTrf1.hap1, whole genome shotgun sequence:
- the rpl4 gene encoding large ribosomal subunit protein uL4 — MACARPLISVYSEKGESAGKNVVMPAVFKAPIRPDVVNFVHTNMRKNSRQPYAVSELAGHQTSAESWGTGRAVARIPRVRGGGTHRSGQGAFGNMCRGGRMFAPTKTWRRWHRRINTAQKRYAICSAVAASAIPALVMSKGHRIEEIPEVPLVVEDKVEGYKKTKEAVLLLKKLKAWNDIKKVYASQRMRAGKGKMRNRRRIQRRGPCIIYNQDAGVTKAFRNIPGITLQNVNKLNLLRLAPGGHVGRFCIWTESAFRKLDELYGTWRKPASLKIDYNLPMHKMTNTDLSRILKSEEIQKALRTPNKKINRRVLKKNPLKNLRIMLKLNPYAKTARRHAILKHDPKIKAKMLKPKKKPGKKGAPAKPKA; from the exons ATG GCCTGTGCCCGTCCCTTGATCTCGGTTTACTCCGAGAAAGGAGAATCCGCAGGCAAGAATGTTGTCATGCCTGCTGTTTTCAAGGCGCCAATTCGCCCTGATGTTGTGAATTttgttcacacaaacatgcgCAAGAACAGCCGCCAGCCCTATGCAGTCAGTGAACTGGCag GTCACCAGACCAGTGCAGAGTCCTGGGGTACAGGAAGAGCTGTGGCCCGTATCCCTCGTGTGAGAGGTGGTGGTACTCACCGCTCTGGCCAGGGTGCTTTTGGAAAT ATGTGTCGCGGAGGTCGCATGTTTGCCCCCACCAAGACCTGGCGCCGCTGGCACCGCAGGATTAACACAGCCCAGAAGCGCTATGCCATCTGCTCTGCCGTGGCTGCCTCTGCCATTCCTGCACTGGTGATGTCCAAAG GACACCGCATTGAGGAAATCCCTGAGGTTCCACTGGTGGTTGAAGACAAAGTTGAGGGCTACAAGAAGACCAAGGAGGCAGTGCTTCTGCTGAAAAAGCTCAAAGCCTGGAACGACATTAAGAAG GTCTACGCCTCTCAGCGCATGCGTGCTGGTAAGGGTAAGATGAGGAATCGCAGACGGATCCAGCGCAGAGGACCATGCATCATCTACAACCAAGACGCTGGTGTCACCAAAGCCTTCAGAAATATCCCAG GCATCACTCTGCAGAACGTGAACAAACTGAACCTCCTGAGGCTCGCCCCTGGTGGTCATGTTGGACGCTTCTGCATCTGGACAGAGAGTGCTTTCCGTAAGCTGGATGAGCTGTATGGCACCTGGCGTAAACCTGCTTCCCTCAAGATCGACTACAA CCTGCCCATGCACAAGATGACCAACACAGACCTGAGCAGGATCCTGAAGAGTGAGGAGATCCAGAAAGCACTTCGCACACCCAA CAAGAAGATCAACCGCAGAGTGCTGAAGAAGAATCCTCTGAAGAACTTGAGGATAATGCTCAAACTGAACCCTTACGCCAAGACCGCAAGACGTCATGCCATCCTCAAGCATGACCCAAAA ATCAAGGCCAAGATGCTGAAACCCAAGAAGAAGCCCGGAAAGAAGGGAGCACCTGCCAAACCTAAGGCGTAA
- the LOC139337362 gene encoding large ribosomal subunit protein uL4A-like, with amino-acid sequence MAAAQVESSMTGKTLACARPLISVYSEKGESAGKNVVMPAVFKAPIRPDVVNFVHTNMRKNSRQPYAVSELAGHQTSAESWGTGRAVARIPRVRGGGTHRSGQGAFGNMCRGGRMFAPTKTWRRWHRRINTAQKRYAICSAVAASAIPALVMSKGHRIEEIPEVPLVVEDKVEGYKKTKEAVLLLKKLKAWNDIKKVITILHIFSFDLTHLPMHKMTNTYLSRILKSEEIQKALRTPNKKINCRELKNPLKTPGHPQA; translated from the exons atggctgcagcacaggtgGAGTCAAGCATGACAGGAAAGACACTG GCCTGTGCCCGTCCCTTGATCTCGGTTTACTCCGAGAAAGGAGAATCCGCAGGCAAGAATGTTGTCATGCCTGCTGTTTTCAAGGCGCCAATTCGCCCTGATGTTGTGAATTttgttcacacaaacatgcgCAAGAACAGCCGCCAGCCCTATGCAGTCAGTGAACTGGCAG GTCACCAGACCAGTGCAGAGTCCTGGGGTACAGGAAGAGCTGTGGCCCGTATCCCTCGTGTGAGAGGTGGTGGTACTCACCGCTCTGGCCAGGGTGCTTTTGGAAAT ATGTGTCGCGGAGGTCGCATGTTTGCCCCCACCAAGACCTGGCGCCGCTGGCACCGCAGGATTAACACAGCCCAGAAGCGCTATGCCATCTGCTCTGCCGTGGCTGCCTCTGCCATTCCTGCACTGGTGATGTCCAAAG GACACCGCATTGAGGAAATCCCTGAGGTCCCACTGGTGGTTGAAGACAAAGTTGAGGGCTACAAGAAGACCAAGGAGGCAGTGCTTCTGCTGAAAAAGCTCAAAGCCTGGAACGACATTAAGAAGGTAATCACAAttcttcacattttctcttttgacTTGACTCA CCTGCCCATGCACAAGATGACCAACACATATCTGAGCAGGATCCTGAAGAGTGAGGAGATCCAGAAAGCACTTCGCACACCCAA CAAGAAGATCAACTGCAGAGAGCTGAAGAATCCCCTCAAGACACCAGGTCATCCTCAAGCATGA
- the map2k1 gene encoding dual specificity mitogen-activated protein kinase kinase 1: MQKRRKPEPIQLNPIPDGNTINGTGATETNLEALQKKLEELELDEQQRKRLEAFLTQKQKVGELKDDDFEKICELGAGNGGVVFKVSHRPSGLIMARKLIHLEIKPAIRNQIIRELQVLHECNSPYIVGFYGAFYSDGEISICMEHMDGGSLDQSLKKAGKIPEQILGKVSIAVIKGLSYLREKHKIMHRDVKPSNILVNSRGEIKLCDFGVSGQLIDSMANSFVGTRSYMSPERLQGTHYSVQSDIWSMGLSLVEMAIGRFPIPPPDAKELEQIFGFPVEGEAASSESSPKPQPPGRPGSSYGPDSRPPMAIFELLDYIVNEPPPKLPGIFSAEFQDFVNKCLIKNPAERADLKQLMVHAFIKQSEAEQVDFAGWLCSTIGLNQPVTPTHRTAM; this comes from the exons AACAAACTTGGAGGCACTGCAGAAGAAACTAGAGGAGCTCGAGTTGGATGAGCAGCAGCGGAAACGCCTGGAGGCCTTTCTGACACAGAAGCAGAAGGTGGGAGAGCTGAAGGATGATGACTTTGAGAAGATCTGCGAGCTGGGGGCAGGCAACGGAGGAGTCGTCTTCAAGGTCTCCCACCGACCCTCCGGTCTGATTATGGCGAGGAAG CTCATCCACCTTGAGATCAAACCAGCCATTAGGAATCAGATCATTAGGGAACTGCAGGTGCTACACGAGTGTAACTCCCCCTACATTGTGGGTTTCTATGGCGCTTTCTACAGCGATGGAGAAATCAGCATCTGCATGGAGCATATG GACGGTGGCTCCCTGGACCAGTCGCTGAAGAAGGCAGGCAAGATCCCAGAGCAGATCCTTGGCAAAGTCAGCATCGCT GTCATTAAAGGGCTGTCCTACCTGAGGGAGAAACACAAGATCATGCACAGAG ATGTCAAGCCCTCTAACATCCTAGTGAACTCCCGTGGTGAGATCAAGCTGTGTGACTTTGGAGTGAGCGGACAGCTCATAGACTCCATGGCCAACTCCTTTGTGGGCACTCGCTCTTACATGTCT CCGGAGCGTTTACAGGGCACCCATTACTCTGTTCAGTCGGACATCTGGAGTATGGGTCTGTCCCTGGTTGAAATGGCCATTGGACGCTTCCCCATCCCGCCGCCTGATGCTAAGGAACTGGAGCAGATTTTTGGCTTCCCGGTGGAAGGGGAGGCAGCCTCCAGTGAGTCCTCCCCAAAGCCACAGCCCCCTGGGCGACCAGGCAGCT CATACGGGCCTGACAGCAGACCACCGATGGCTATATTTGAGCTGCTTGATTACATCGTCAATGAG CCTCCGCCAAAGCTGCCTGGGATATTTAGCGCTGAGTTTCAAGACTTTGTGAATAAATG TTTGATAAAGAACCCTGCAGAGCGAGCAGACCTGAAACAGCTGATG GTGCATGCCTTTATCAAACAGTCTGAGGCAGAGCAGGTTGACTTTGCCGGCTGGCTGTGCAGCACCATCGGACTCAACCAGCCTGTGACACCCACCCACAGGACAGCAATGTGA